TGAACCATGTCCCCAATTAGTTACAAAGATTCCGGCGTCGATCTCGACTTGTACGAACAAGCGATGCAACGATTGCCAGGTTTGATGGCCCGCACGAAAACGCCGCGTGTGATGGACCTAACCGGCGGATTCGCGGGACTGTTCCGCTTGCAAGGCGACGGCCGCAAGTACGAAGACCCCGTACTTGTCTCCGGCACAGACGGGGTGGGCACGAAGTTGAAAGTCGCCATCGCCGCCGGTCAGTTCAAAACCGTCGGCATCGACTTGGTCGCGATGTGCGTCAACGATTGCTTGTGTCTCGGGGCGGAACCCTTGTTCTTTCTCGATTACATCGCCCTGGGAAAAGACGATCCAAACCTGATCGCTGATCTCGTCGAAGGCGTGAGCGAAGGTTGCACCCAAGGCGGGATGGCACTGCTCGGCGGCGAAACGGCAATCATGCCGGACGTCTACGGCACCGGCGATTTCGACATGGCCGGATTCGCGGTCGGTGTGGCGGAGCGATCACACTTGGTCGATGGATCGGCAATTCAGCCTGG
This region of Thalassoroseus pseudoceratinae genomic DNA includes:
- the purM gene encoding phosphoribosylformylglycinamidine cyclo-ligase → MSPISYKDSGVDLDLYEQAMQRLPGLMARTKTPRVMDLTGGFAGLFRLQGDGRKYEDPVLVSGTDGVGTKLKVAIAAGQFKTVGIDLVAMCVNDCLCLGAEPLFFLDYIALGKDDPNLIADLVEGVSEGCTQGGMALLGGETAIMPDVYGTGDFDMAGFAVGVAERSHLVDGSAIQPGDVAIGLAASGFHSNGYSLLRKVVFERAGLKPSDQIDALGCTVGEALLRPTTIYVPTVRSVLESHREDVHGMAHITGGGLAENIERILPENTRVTLNRSAWTPTDVDDWLVSLGHVEPDEMDRVFNRGVGFVLLVSGKSADDILAKLNGQDTLAWRIGEVQAGDKGVEIR